Proteins encoded together in one Oceanobacillus iheyensis HTE831 window:
- a CDS encoding DUF3887 domain-containing protein encodes MKKSLLLLIAVLSILLVACGGNEDTSNNEQEENETEQEETSNEEETNQETDDNQSESPEVDEERTAIAEAFLDKIVNEQFNEAYNDMNEQMKAEISEAQLTEGWNTVTSDIGSFVSYELVSTEEEQGVDVFIYDGLFAGGNAQFNVALDNANEIVGFYILPK; translated from the coding sequence ATGAAAAAATCACTACTTCTACTTATTGCAGTATTATCTATACTACTAGTCGCTTGCGGAGGTAATGAGGATACATCAAATAATGAACAAGAGGAAAACGAAACCGAACAAGAGGAAACTTCTAATGAGGAAGAGACTAATCAAGAAACAGACGATAATCAAAGTGAATCACCTGAGGTTGATGAAGAAAGAACAGCTATAGCAGAAGCATTTTTAGACAAAATTGTAAATGAACAATTTAATGAAGCTTATAATGATATGAATGAACAAATGAAGGCAGAAATTTCAGAAGCACAATTAACAGAAGGATGGAATACCGTTACAAGTGATATCGGTTCTTTTGTAAGTTATGAACTAGTGAGCACGGAAGAAGAACAAGGAGTCGATGTATTTATTTACGATGGTTTATTTGCCGGTGGGAATGCACAGTTTAATGTTGCTTTAGACAATGCAAATGAGATTGTTGGTTTTTATATTCTTCCAAAGTAA